One window of Triticum dicoccoides isolate Atlit2015 ecotype Zavitan chromosome 5A, WEW_v2.0, whole genome shotgun sequence genomic DNA carries:
- the LOC119303634 gene encoding protein NO VEIN-like yields the protein MRGRGNPQMPPHGYDPRAAAFAAAWHGAASASDPAAAAMNPYPFAPNPQFGQDPFHLMLPHLLLQNQAALAAAFHHQQQFQQHQHQHQHQQYQQQPPLPSPGYAQSPTTPNVQHRPPNPSPSSAPPQQQPPPPPRNPAALERAQAAATKARDELTHAGQGVTGWKVAQAALVALKADSWGSLGVHLHDVPVLRELFSIEGKVNTFIHCYVAARKIVSIHDLEVEICKNEGIGQFEELGLGPFLQHPLVAHYFFVPADLSKVPKLSSEEIISCLQKFIDNSKEKVTAESFLDFLAEQKSVSGKEKLGVRVQSLGLHISFLRQARRNEVAAIKHLGKTSGSRDSTCEKDLPKQTDFHSGKQELDKRFDDITSRIKQLPGINKHIRFDSAGDEVDDGSSSKDAVEDSESEDSCYIVDRKDVDKSVSGCPYPSTAEEIKRLGLKSDQSKKPAIVSSKVKANEVNVHSRNKRKYEENGTPSSLCKQPNKRQKIQIKKKEVSPNCFLSTGKLEKFITTWKEACREHSVQQVLELIANYYTETPEEKRKMINFFSQYPGIGFLNVAVRSMACGLLDSIYDAIHVFSENKLSSSPIPNTTTEVMEIEPPSKENTRCIAKGANQPGPNVTADDVIRRITEYFESNSGVSRAGALKVENFMFLKTLHDCEIWVATQFSAKQFTSLGHGTFLEFLGKHGDHFPPKLSSLLKRGNSDSSSLEVSVLRQQIEVLLCQAEGNWLEDGDFSGDSFLMLLKRQFPTISFDIAQFKSGEELKGSIERQSRSTHTNNITFSISLLEKRWSGMSPGEHDTVVGQRDSSVEQTYYSETVSSREATNCLLKAPMLSDLLLWSHWDMLFAPSLGSFIHWLLNAGPVQQLACIVTTDGRFIRVDPSATVDQFLEAIIQCSPFQVAVKLLSLLHIYNGSVNTPISLLKCYAQRAIGIIMNNNKDPMNTSSEGKPFVTEGSHNLSAEQRDSSPHFVGHVQESSQLSSARNVMSDVLTNIDSTIHFVAKFFLDCLGHLPSEFRSLAADILLSGLRTVTKNCYSVILHEATETWQLCMLHDVGLSLGITEWVEDYREFCLAEGRAKTETLSSSGHTSAVSEGPTLENSNMLIPHDVDMVNDSTKSFPGEKDQILSMDNKENQNMLNPVGVKAETALHTNQSPVREEINLEEAALVIETIRRDEFGLDQALSCTENSLLTKQHARLGRALHCLSQELYSQDSHLLLELVQNADDNTYLEDVEPTLAFVLQDNGIVVLNNERGFSAENIRALCDIGNSTKKGANRGYIGNKGIGFKSVFRVTDAPEIHSNGFHVKFDITDGQIGFVLPTAVPPYNTSSLSRMLSVEDDKDACSRWNTCILLPFRSKFRDDTGMCSIASMFSDLHPSLLLFLNRLNCIKFKNVVNDTLLVMRRKALGDGIVRISHGNEIMSWLVVSKKLQGTLVRHDVHTTEIALAFTLQETEKGEYEPYLKQQPVFAFLPLRNYGLKFILQGDFVLPSSREEVDADNAWNQWLLSEFPSLFVSAQESFCSLPCFQSCPGKAVTAFMSFVPLAGEVHGFFCKLPHLILSKLRLNRCMVLEGSSSQWVYPCNTLRGWDEQTKMLFSDGLLHQHLGLGYLSKDIIIPDTLSRALGIHDHGPNVFIDMVSSICRTEGCIESLGMEWLCAWFVNLHLALSRSFQNIPSTTSLEGDLLCALRKLPCIPLSDGSFSSVADGPIWLPHDILGSTPDCKGSMKDFPILYGNLRFVSPLLFSVSCKNKYLIEEMRANDLTDILLKIGVRKLSGHEIIKNHILTSLPNGTDAKKVDKMMMIEYVSFIMLHLQSPCTSCNFGKEEIMSELRTRPILLTNHGYKCPADEPIHFSKEYGSPVDIGKLLQNVEIRWIELDSGYLMNHGSDLLPSVLKSWRQFFEEMGVTDFVHVMKVEKNISQVDSLIAGRILQGGVSGTSCTVYDWESPELANILSSFSSKNRRENCIYLLEVLDSFWDDHYSAKAWCLTSGTSCDGSRTVESSFMKCIRSFKWIASTVDYDLHTATDLFYDCENVRSLLGGVAPYAVPQVSSRSLRKDIGFKTNVSHSDALMTLNLWMTSQVPFSASVDQMCKFYTFVSEGAADAKIDIKRELMSCSSIFTPLIRARSSEVVHGKFLSPKDLYWHDPTGCSETTEEFVLVKNRMFPRRMLCSTYPNLCEFFTEACGVPKVPTTADYVEMLLRLSKVALPSQVAHQVFRVFVRWATDIHSVNDKNDLVYVKDSLQKLETTILPTLVDKWVSLHPSFGLVCWSDDDELKQHFQNCIDVDFIQFGTLSSEDKQILHGRVAALMKSLGIPALSKVVHREAIFYGTADNREKATLLCGLLPYMQRYTYKTHRDAYINFQQNEIMKLSNLQIIVVEKLFHKYMLKGHESSSKKRFKCNCLLQENILYATQEADSHSLFLETSRIFFDGSPDLHFANFLHMVKTMAESGTSAEQVESFVVNNQNVPALPEDEAVWSFSSSFVPEFVPDQGVDSKPVETSSACVLNIHKQHQRSDGTVSSWPPNNWRTAPDFRTSRRSQRGPLQDTKVNDDNWLPGPLQDTEVNDVELTNTEDNWFPVQLDEDWVIEEDTSLESNLHTESTVATLDEPQMMMSINSDGAPAYLDLGTGSPSEVEVMDFSDKMPNASEHRERLRAAQLLKTGRVGEAVAYKHLVERLGAKNVRWVNADTETGLPYDIIITRGDNRIEYVEVKATTTSNKNWFYITAREWQFALEKGDDFSIARVMVSGEKMANIKMLKNPHKLCQKKMLHLALLIARR from the exons gcgTGGCATGGCGCCGCCTCGGCCTCCGACCCCGCGGCCGCGGCCATGAACCCCTACCCCTTCGCCCCCAACCCCCAGTTCGGGCAGGACCCCTTCCATCTCatgctcccccacctcctcctccagaACCAGGCCGCCCTCGCCGCGGCCTTCCACCACCAGCAGCAGTTCCAGCAGCATCAGCACCAGCATCAGCATCAGCAGTACCAGCAGCAGCCGCCGCTCCCTTCCCCCGGCTACGCCCAGAGCCCTACCACCCCCAACGTGCAGCACCGCCCGCCCAACCCCTCGCCCTCGTCGGCCCCGCCtcagcagcagccgccgccgccgccgcggaaccCCGCGGCCCTCGAGAGGGCGCAGGCGGCGGCGACCAAGGCGCGGGACGAGCTCACGCATGCGGGCCAGGGCGTCACCGGGTGGAAGGTGGCCCAGGCGGCGCTCGTGGCGCTCAAGGCGGACTCGTGGGGGTCCCTCGGCGTCCATCTCCACGACGTGCCCGTCCTGCGCGAACTCTTCAGTATCGAGGGCAAG GTGAACACATTCATCCATTGTTATGTTGCAGCAAGAAAAATCGTATCTATTCATGACCTGGAGGTTGAGATATGCAAGAACGAGGGTATTGGTCAGTTCgaagagctggggttggggcctttTCTTCAGCATCCACTTGTTGCACATTATTTTTTTGTACCTGCTGATTTATCCAAGGTGCCTAAGCTTAGTAGTGAGGAGATTATCAGTTGCCTGCAGAAGTTTATCGATAATTCCAAGGAGAAAGTCACAGCGGAAAGCTTCTTGGATTTTCTCGCGGAACAAAAGTCGGTCTCTGGGAAGGAGAAACTCGGCGTGCGCGTACAGAGCTTGGG GTTGCACATTTCCTTCCTCCGACAGGCCAGAAGAAATGAAGTTGCTGCAATTAAACATCTAGGCAAGACCAGTGGTTCTCGTGATAGCACTTGTGAGAAGGATCTACCAAAACAGACAGACTTTCATTCGGGGAAGCAGGAGTTGGACAAGAGGTTCGATGATATAACTAGCCGTATAAAGCAATTACCAGGTATCAATAAACATATTCGTTTTGATTCAGCCGGTGATGAAGTTGATGACGGTAGTAGTTCGAAGGATGCCGTGGAGGACAGTGAGAGCGAAGATAGCTGTTATATTGTTGACAGAAAGGATGTTGATAAAAGTGTCAGTGGCTGCCCTTATCCTTCGACAGCAGAAGAAATTAAACGTCTTGGTTTGAAATCAGATCAGAGTAAAAAACCAGCTATAGTGAGCAGCAAGGTAAAAGCGAATGAAGTAAATGTCCATTCAAGAAACAAAAGGAAATATGAGGAAAACGGGACTCCTAGCTCTTTGTGCAAACAGCCCAATAAGCGGCAAAAGAttcaaataaaaaagaaagaagtaTCGCCTAATTGCTTCCTAAGTACAGGCAAGCTGGAGAAATTCATAACAACCTGGAAAGAAGCATGCCGTGAACATTCAGTTCAACAG GTTTTGGAATTGATAGCAAATTACTATACAGAAACACCAGAAGAAAAGAGGAAAATGATAAATTTCTTCTCGCAATACCCAGGCATTGGCTTCCTAAATGTTGCA GTTAGATCTATGGCCTGTGGTCTGCTGGATAGTATTTATGATGCGATCCATGTCTTTAGTGAGAATAAATTGTCATCAAGTCCTATTCCTAACACCACAACGGAGGTTATGGAAATTGAGCCCCCGAGTAAAGAAAATACTAGATGCATTGCTAAAGGAGCCAATCAGCCTGGACCCA ATGTCACAGCTGATGATGTCATCAGGAGAATTACTGAATATTTTGAGTCCAACAGTGGAGTGTCTAGAGCTGGTGCTTTGAAAGTGGAAAATTTTATGTTCCTGAAGACACTTCATGATTGTGAAATATGGGTAGCTACTCAATTTTCTGCCAAGCAATTTACTTCTCTTGGCCATGGGACTTTCCTTGAGTTTTTGGGAAAACATGGTGATCACTTCCCCCCTAAGTTGAGTAGTTTGTTGAAGCGGGGGAACTCTGATTCTTCGTCTCTGGAAGTTTCTGTACTGCGGCAACAAATTGAAGTCCTACTCTGCCAAGCCGAGGGTAACTGGCTAGAAGATGGCGACTTTTCAGGGGATAGTTTCCTTATGCTTCTCAAAAGGCAGTTCCCGACAATTAGTTTTGATATTGCACAATTCAAATCTGGGGAAGAACTTAAAGGTTCTATAGAGAGACAGTCAAGGAGCACACACACAAATAATATCACGTTTTCTATCTCTCTGTTGGAGAAACGGTGGTCTGGAATGTCTCCAGGCGAGCATGATACTGTTGTTGGGCAGAGGGACAGTTCTGTTGAACAAACTTATTATTCTGAAACAGTTTCTTCACGAGAAGCAACTAACTGTTTACTTAAGGCTCCAATGTTGTCAGATCTGCTTCTTTGGTCACATTGggatatgttgtttgctccttcacTGGGTTCCTTCATACACTGGCTGCTGAATGCGGGTCCAGTTCAACAGCTAGCTTGCATCGTGACCACAGATGGTAGATTTATAAGAGTAGATCCATCAGCAACGGTCGACCAATTTTTAGAAGCCATTATTCAATGCTCACCATTTCAAGTGGCAGTGAAGCTGCTTTCCTTGCTGCACATTTACAATGGTTCTGTGAATACTCCAATTTCCTTACTGAAGTGTTATGCACAACGAGCAATAGGTATCATAATGAACAACAACAAGGATCCAATGAACACTAGTTCTGAAGGCAAACCATTTGTGACTGAGGGATCCCATAATCTAAGTGCTGAACAGCGTGACAGCTCTCCTCATTTTGTTGGCCATGTTCAAGAAAGCTCTCAGCTGTCTTCTGCAAGAAATGTCATGTCTGATGTCTTAACAAACATTGACAGCACTATTCATTTTGTTGCCAAATTTTTCCTTGATTGTCTTGGTCATCTGCCTTCTGAATTCCGGAGTCTTGCAGCAGATATACTATTGTCCGGACTTCGAACAGTTACCAAAAATTGCTATTCAGTTATCTTACATGAAGCCACAGAAACTTGGCAGCTTTGCATGCTTCATGATGTTGGGTTATCACTTGGAATTACCGAGTGGGTTGAAGATTATCGTGAATTCTGTTTAGCTGAAGGTCGTGCAAAGACAGAAACACTTTCTTCTTCTGGGCATACATCAGCTGTATCTGAAGGACCTACACTTGAAAACTCTAACATGCTTATTCCTCATGATGTTGATATGGTGAATGACAGTACCAAATCATTTCCTGGCGAAAAGGATCAAATCCTTTCTATGGATAATAAGGAAAACCAGAACATGTTAAATCCTGTTGGAGTCAAGGCAGAAACTGCATTGCATACAAACCAATCTCCCGTGAGGGAAGAAATTAATCTCGAGGAAGCAGCTCTAGTTATTGAGACTATACGACGTGATGAGTTTGGTTTGGATCAGGCTCTAAGCTGCACCGAGAATAGTTTGTTGACAAAGCAGCATGCTCGACTTGGCCGAGCACTGCATTGTCTTTCACAAGAATTATACTCTCAGGATTCTCACCTACTTCTTGAGCTG GTACAGAATGCTGACGATAATACTTATCTTGAGGATGTTGAACCCACATTAGCATTCGTTCTTCAGGATAATGGTATTGTTGTTCTCAACAATGAGAGGGGCTTTTCTGCTGAGAACATTAGAGCTCTTTGCGATATTGGTAACTCAACAAAGAAAGGAGCCAATAGGGGTTATATTGGAAATAAGGGCATTGGATTTAAATCAGTATTTCGG GTAACTGATGCTCCAGAGATCCATTCAAATGGTTTCCATGTGAAATTTGACATTACCGACGGCCAGATTGGTTTTGTATTGCCAACTGCAGTTCCACCCTACAATACTAGCTCTTTGAGTAGAATGTTATCTGTTGAAGATGACAAGGACGCTTGTTCCCGCTGGAATACTTGCATTTTACTTCCCTTCAGATCTAAATTCAGGGATGACACTGGCATGTGCTCCATTGCATCCATGTTTTCAGATCTCCACCCATCTCTGCTTCTGTTCCTTAACCGACTAAATTGTATCAAGTTTAAGAATGTGGTGAATGACACACTGCTGGTTATGAGAAGGAAGGCTCTTGGTGATGGCATTGTGAGGATCTCACATGGGAATGAGATAATGAGTTGGTTGGTAGTTAGTAAGAAGTTACAGGGCACACTTGTACGCCATGATGTGCACACTACAGAGATAGCTCTGGCATTTACTTTGCAGGAGACTGAGAAAGGAGAGTATGAACCTTACTTGAAGCAACAGCCTGTGTTCGCTTTTCTACCTCTAAGGAACTATGGTCTTAAATTCATTCTTCAAGGGGATTTTGTTTTACCTTCTTCCAGAGAGGAAGTGGATGCAGATAATGCATGGAACCAGTGGTTGTTATCCGAATTCCCCTCTTTGTTTGTCAGTGCACAAGAATCCTTTTGTTCCCTTCCCTGCTTCCAGAGTTGCCCTGGAAAGGCTGTTACAGCATTCATGAGTTTTGTTCCTCTAGCAGGAGAAGTTCATGGATTCTTTTGCAAGCTCCCTCACTTAATCCTTTCCAAGTTACGTCTGAATAGGTGCATGGTTTTGGAGGGTTCTAGTTCGCAATGGGTCTATCCATGCAACACATTAAGGGGTTGGGATGAACAGACTAAAATGCTGTTTTCTGATGGCTTACTTCATCAGCATCTTGGTCTTGGTTATCTGTCAAAAGATATCATCATACCTGATACATTATCAAGGGCCCTAGGTATTCACGATCATGGACCAAATGTTTTTATTGATATGGTATCATCAATTTGCCGAACTGAGGGTTGCATTGAGTCCCTGGGGATGGAATGGCTATGTGCTTGGTTTGTAAATCTTCATTTGGCGCTGTCACGTTCTTTTCAAAATATTCCCTCGACAACAAGCCTGGAAGGTGATCTTTTATGTGCTCTCAGGAAATTACCATGCATTCCACTTTCAGATGGTTCATTTAGTTCTGTAGCAGATGGCCCTATATGGTTGCCTCATGATATTCTCGGTTCCACACCTGACTGCAAAGGTAGCATGAAGGATTTCCCAATTCTGTATGGTAACCTTCGATTTGTTAGTCCATTGCTTTTCTCTGTGTCCTGTAAAAATAAATACCTTATAGAAGAAATGAGAGCTAACGATCTGACGGATATTCTTCTGAAAATCGGGGTGCGAAAGTTGTCTGGACATGAAATTATCAAAAATCACATCCTCACATCCTTGCCAAATGGTACAGATGCTAAGAAGGTTGATAAGATGATGATGATAGAGTATGTGAGTTTTATCATGCTTCATCTTCAGTCTCCATGTACAAGCTGTAATTTTGGGAAGGAAGAGATAATGTCAGAACTACGAACTAGACCCATCTTACTTACAAACCATGGCTACAAGTGCCCAGCTGATGAACCAATTCACTTTAGTAAAGAATATGGAAGTCCTGTGGACATAGGCAAGCTACTTCAGAATGTTGAAATCAGATGGATAGAACTTGATAGtggttacttgatgaatcatggttCAGATTTGCTGCCATCTGTGCTGAAAAGTTGGAGGCAATTTTTTGAGGAGATGGGTGTGACTGATTTTGTGCATGTAATGAAAGTTGAGAAAAACATATCCCAAGTTGATTCTTTGATAGCAGGAAGAATTTTGCAAGGTGGTGTTTCTGGAACATCCTGTACAGTGTATGACTGGGAGTCACCAGAACTGGCTAACATTTTATCATCATTTTCTTCAAAAAATCGCCGAGAAAATTGCATATATCTTCTGGAGGTTCTTGACAGTTTCTGGGATGATCATTATAGTGCAAAAGCTTGGTGTCTCACAAGCGGGACCAGTTGTGATGGAAGCAGAACAGTCGAGTCATCCTTTATGAAATGTATCAGAAGCTTCAAATGGATAGCGTCAACTGTGGATTATGACCTTCATACTGCAACGGATTTGTTTTATGATTGTGAAAACGTGCGTTCCCTGCTTGGTGGTGTGGCCCCATATGCTGTACCTCAG GTATCCAGCAGGTCACTAAGGAAGGATATTGGATTCAAAACAAATGTATCCCACAGTGACGCTTTAATGACCCTGAACTTATGGATGACATCACAAGTTCCATTCAGCGCAAG TGTGGACCAGATGTGCAAATTCTATACCTTCGTGTCAGAAGGTGCAGCTGATGCAAAGATTGACATCAAACGGGAGTTGATGTCATGCTCATCTATATTTACACCACTAATCCGTGCTCGATCTAGTGAGGTCGTACATGGTAAATTTTTATCCCCAAAAGATCTCTATTGGCATGACCCAACAGGTTGTTCTGAAACGACAGAGGAATTCGTTTTGGTGAAGAATAGAATGTTCCCAAGAAGGATGCTGTGCTCAACCTATCCAAACCTTTGTGAATTCTTTACGGAAGCATGTGGTGTGCCAAAAGTTCCAACAACAGCTGATTATGTAGAGATGCTCTTACGACTATCTAAAGTTGCACTGCCTTCACAAGTAGCCCATCAG GTCTTCCGTGTATTTGTGAGATGGGCTACCGATATCCATTCTGTGAATGACAAGAACGATCTAGTTTATGTGAAAGATTCTCTTCAGAAGCTGGAGACAACGATATTGCCAACCCTGGTTGATAAATGGGTCTCTCTCCATCCATCTTTTGGTCTTGTTTGCTGGTCAGATGATGATGAGTTGAAACAACACTTTCAGAACTGTATTGATGTTGACTTCATACAATTTGGTACACTTTCTTCTGAGGACAAGCAAATCTTGCATGGAAGAGTTGCTGCACTGATGAAAAGCCTAGGTATCCCAGCTTTATCCAAG GTTGTGCATCGTGAAGCAATATTCTATGGCACGGCTGACAACAGGGAAAAGGCTACTTTGCTTTGTGGACTGTTACCATATATGCAACGCTACACCTATAAGACGCATAGAGATGCATATATCAACTTTCAGCAAAATGAGATCATGAAGCTTAGCAATCTTCAGATTATTGTCGTTGAAAAGTTGTTCCACAAGTATATGCTTAAAGGACATGAGAGTTCTTCTAAgaaaagattcaaatgcaattgtcTTCTGCAG GAAAATATTCTGTATGCTACGCAAGAAGCTGATTCACATTCATTGTTTCTGGAAACTTCTAGAATTTTCTTTGATGGGTCCCCTGATCTGCACTTTGCGAATTTTCTGCACATGGTCAAAACCATGGCAGAATCTGGCACCTCAGCTGAACAGGTTGAGTCTTTTGTCGTTAATAATCAGAATGTGCCTGCATTGCCTGAAGATGAAGCGGTTTGGTCCTTTTCTTCCTCGTTTGTGCCAGAGTTTGTACCCGACCAAGGTGTTGATTCCAAACCGGTTGAAACCTCATCCGCCTGTGTTCTCAATATTCACAAACAACATCAGAGGTCAGACGGAACTGTTTCAAGTTGGCCACCTAATAATTGGAGAACAGCTCCTGATTTTAGAACATCTCGCAGAAGTCAGCGTGGACCCCTGCAAGATACAAAGGTGAATGATGATAATTGGCTTCCTGGACCCCTGCAAGATACAGAGGTGAATGATGTTGAGCTCACAAATACAGAAGATAATTGGTTTCCTGTTCAGCTTGACGAGGATTGGGTTATAGAAGAGGATACGAGTCTAGAAAGTAATTTACACACAGAAAGCACAGTGGCAACATTGGACGAGCCTCAGATGATGATGTCCATTAACTCGGACGGTGCACCTGCTTATTTGGACCTCGGGACCGGTTCACCTAGCGAGGTTGAGGTAATGGATTTCAGTGACAAAATGCCAAATGCTTCAGAACACAGGGAAAGGCTCCGCGCAGCCCAGTTACTAAAAACTGGCAGGGTTGGTGAAGCTGTAGCCTACAAACATTTGGTTGAGCGGCTAGGGGCCAAGAACGTCAGGTGGGTTAATGCAGACACCGAAACCGGACTGCCGTATGATATTATCATCACCCGGGGAGATAATCGGATAGAGTATGTGGAGGTGAAGGCAACCACAACTTCAAACAAAaactggttctacatcacagcgagGGAATGGCAGTTTGCATTGGAAAAGGGGGACGATTTTAGCATCGCCCGTGTCATGGTGTCTGGCGAAAAGATGGCAAATATTAAAATGTTGAAAAACCCACACAAACTTTGTCAGAAGAAAATGTTGCATCTTGCTCTCTTGATTGCCCGCCGGTAG